The Cryptococcus depauperatus CBS 7841 chromosome 7, complete sequence genome window below encodes:
- a CDS encoding thioredoxin — MSLHVARNGRLATGTIYPSALDGILPSIPHGVWVQFLCLMVEILGIQECWMGVGRRSPHSKVPQFVLAPWRDWEILVGGSQVVIAEFWAEWCLPCKRISPIFAEYEERFPQLRFVRVDFDEHDEIAHEAKIKEMPIFIAYKDGKLIDSVVGVVPQKLEYLLKDVS; from the exons ATGTCTCTGCATGTTGCTCGTAACGGGCGTCTGGCAACGGGAACCAT CTATCCTTCCGCTCTTGACGGCATTCTTCCATCTATCCCGCATGGAGTTTGGGTTCAATTTTTATGCTTGATGGTCGAGATTTTGGGAATACAAGAATG CTGGATGGGTGTCGGGCGGCGATCTCCGCATTCCAAAGTGCCACAGTTTGTACTTGCCCCATGGCGTGAC TGGGAAATTCTC GTTGGCGGCTCACAAGTCGTCATTGCTGAATTCTGGGCTGAATGGTGCCTTCCATGCAAACGTATTTCACCTATCTTTGCCGAATATGAAGAACGTTTTCCTCAACTCAGGTTTGTCAGAGTCGATTTCGATGAGCATGAT GAAATTGCCCATGAAGCCAAAATCAAGGAAATGCCTATTTTTATCGCCTATAAGGATGGAAAACTCATTGATAGCGTTGTCGGGGTCGTTCCTCAAAAGTTGGAA TATTTACTTAAAGATGTCTCATAG
- a CDS encoding methylthioribulose-1-phosphate dehydratase yields MTKTYTSEEAEALIHSHDPEHPANLICDLCQGFYKLGWVTGTGGGISIRDKDLVYLAPSGVQKERIKPEHIFVLPIAQSSVPKPGSKRDFIRIPKKEGLKESQCTPLFWNAFTMRNAGACIHTHSQHAVLLTLLLPRETPSFRISHQEMIKGVRIGGTGKALHYYDTLQVPIIENTAVEEDLTEGMAEAMAKYPDAPAILVRRHGVYVWGNTWEQAKTQAECLDYLFEIACKMLQNKIPLEGFE; encoded by the exons ATGACCAAAACTTACACATcagaagaggcagaagcTCTCATCCATAGTCATGATCCCGAACAT CCTGCCAATCTCATCTGTGACTTGTGTCAAGGATTCTATA AGCTCGGCTGGGTGACCGGCACTGGCGGCG GCATCAGTATTCGCGACAA AGACCTGGTTTATCTTGCTCCTTCGGGTGTCCAAAAAGAACGTATCAAGCCAGAGcatatttttgttttgccCATTGCCCAATCATCTGTGCCTAAACCAGGTTCAAAACGCGATTTCATCAGAATACCCAAGAAAGAG GGACTGAAGGAATCACAATGCACTCCACTATTCTGGAACGCTTTCACCATGAGGAACGCTGGAGCTTGTATTCATACTCATTCCCAACATGCTG TTCTGCTtacccttcttctccctcgTGAGACTCCATCCTTTCGAATCTCTCATCAAGAGATGATCAAGGGCGTTCGCATTGGTGGAACAGGCAAAGCTCTTCATTATTACGACACTTTGCAAGTTCCCATTATTGAGAACACAGCAGTCGAAGAAGACCTCACTGAAGGAATGGCCGAG GCCATGGCAAAATATCCTGATGCTCCTGCGATATTGGTAAGAAGACATGGCGTGTATGTTTGGG GTAATACATGGGAACAGGCCAAGACCCAGGCGGAGTGTCTTGACTATTTGTTTGAGATTGCTTGCAAGATGCTTCAAAACAAGATTCCTCTTGAAGGCTTTGAATAA